From the Paenibacillus tianjinensis genome, the window TTCAGCTGAAACCAATCCAGCATCCCCCTGCTCCGCCGCCGGAGAAGATCCGCATAATAGACAAAATAACCAAAGTCATAATTCCTGGAACCCGGTCCCTCAAGACAAGCTCCGTCATCGCTAAAGCCCTGCAAGTAACATTCCAGGACGGACTCCACTTTAATAAGAATATCCGTTAGCGTTTCCTTATCTTTCACTAGCAGCAAAGCTGCAGCACCGATTGAGCCTGCACAGACTGCGGATCCGTGTTGTGATACAGTCTCCCATTGATAGGGGCCGGAGGTAAGGTATAGAGCGATCAGCCTCATATATACTTCATCTTTAACTCTTGCCTGCAACAGCGCAGGCAGGCGGTCTCCCAGCAGAAAACGGATCTCACTGAGTGCAAACCCGGTCTCCGCACAGAATAAGTCGATCGTTTCCATTACACCCGTTTCGCTCAAATGTGCCGGCAGACACCAGGTATATTCTCCGCAGACCGACCAGAGAATTTCACATACAAGCTTGAGATGCTCCTCCTGTTCAGGCTCCAGTAAAGACAATAATACAGCCGTGTTCAATATTTGCCGCCGCTGAAAATAGACCCGCTCATAATCCTGCCTTGATCCGGTCTTGGCAAAACTGGTGAACAGCGAATACGTCAGTTCCGGAATGGGAGTATTCCGGTGAGCCTGCCCTGCTGCGCGCAGCTCTGCAATCTCGTCCCTATACATGGGGGATTCGCGGACTTTCCTCCAGAATGCGGCCTGGTCTCCATCCGGATAGTATAGCCGTTCATCCGCTTTTTTCATCGAAGCAATGATCTTGAGCAGTTCAGACTTATGCATCTTACGCCGCCTTTCCTGACATGCCGTGATTTACATCTTCGGTGAGCACCGGAACAAAATACATCTTAACATTTTTATCCATTTAAAATTTATTAAAAGTTGTGTATATTATATCAGCCGTTTTTCCGATGCTGCAATAGTTTTAATTGGACGTTTTATGACATTGCGTGCATTCTGTGAATTCTCAGCTAAATGCAAATAAGATACCGCCGGAATAGTTGACGGTATCTGCTGAAGTCTCTGCAGTAAAAGGCTTATTTTTTCTTCTTGCCTTTTGTGCCTCTCTCGGCAGCAGCAAGGAATTGGCCCTCATAAGTATAAACGACGTTGTCCTCAAGCCGCTCCCCTTCGAGCAGCCTGCGTACCAGTGCCTTGCCCAATTTCGGAGTGATCTCTTTATACCACACGCCCTCCGGATAGGAGATCACCACGCAGGAATCCGAGCATCTTCCGTTGCAGCGGGTTACTGTCGTATGAATCAGTCTCCCGGCCCCCTGCTTCTCAATTTCACCCTCTATCGCTTCAGCTACCTCTTCGCCTTTATGCTTCCTGCAGCTGCTGCCGCCGCAGATAAGCAGATGATTCACCGTTCCTTGCAAATTCCAGGTCGTCACGGACTGCCCCTCCCCTCTACAACAATAATACCCTGTTCATGAATCATTATAAACTCTACCCATCTGCCGGAATACCGTCAATAAGCCTACAGCGGATTCGCAGGGATAGTGGGCACCGTTTTTTTATCTGCAGCTTGGGATTTATGATTACCCTCCCTATTTACTGGAGATAATATCTTTAGTTTATTTGCTGAAGACTCATTTCTGATTGATGAGGAGGACTTTTTTATGAAAATGACCGGGATCTATCTTATACTCGCTTGCTTAAACCTGGGGATGATTGTCTTTGTAGACCTTCTATCCGGAACCAGTCTGCCCAGTTCGTTACATTCGCTCCGTGTCGTGTTTGACACAACCACATTCCAGGAGTCCTGCTTCATGGTTCTTTTCGCAGCCCTGCCCGTTATCGTGACCGTTGCCGACAAATTCAAACAGAGCAAATCCCCCCGGAAGTAACCTTATTTGTACAACCCGAACCTGCGCCGGAAGCGGTGCACCAGAAATAATAGAATGGGAATAACGGCACACATAAAAGGCAGGATATACTTCAGAAAAGTTACCCCGTCCTTCATATGCATCGGGTAATTCTCCGCACTGACAAATGAGCTGAACAGCACTACAACTCCAACAGGGAACATCAGCTTGCGTGGTTCCTTAACGTTGAACAAATCCGCTGCAATCGATACCGCCGCATAACAGTAGATTGACATTTTAAAAAAGACGCCAATAATCAGCGTCAGGATCACAATGGCATCGAGCCGCTGAATGAAGTTAGCCACATTGACCAGTGTGATGGTGGTAAACATCGGGAAGGTAGTCCGGCTGTAAATATCCGTACCAAGCACAGACATTTCAACCGCATGGGTAAAGCTGAGCAGAAAAGCGCTTAAGGCCATAGCGCCTATGCCTGTTTTCTTAACCTTGTTTCTGGTATTGAAGTGAGGCAGGATGGCAGTGAAGCAGACCAGTTCACCATACGGAAAAATCCAGATGCTGGGATAGGCGGAGCCCAGTGCCTCCAGCCACTCCCCCGGGTGTACAGGAAAGAGATTCTTTAACTGGACCAGCCCGGAAATAATCACAACAAAATTTGAGACCAGCCCCATAATGACAATCAGCCAGAAATAGATCTCTGCTGTTCTGGAGAAGACTTCTATCCCCTTATACAGGATATACATTACGGCAATGACCATTATGGAGTTGATTATAAAGATAGGTGTTCTATCGTAAGTTGAAGAAATCAGCAAATCACCTGCCTCCCGCAGATTTCGGGAACCGTTATACATGAGGACCGGCAAGTATAGCAGACTAAGCGGCCAGCCGATCCATCTCCCCAAAATCTTTCGGGTATAGCCGCTGATCACCAGATCAGGGAATTGCCGGTACAAATCAGCAAAAACCAAATATAACAGGATGCCGCCCGGCAGAGCCAGCAGAATCGAGATCCATACCGCATGTCCGCTCTCCAGACCAATTGGAACAACAACCGCCGTTCCCAGCTCGAACAGTACAATCATGGCAAACAGTTGAAATGGACCGATGACTTCTTTTCGCATGAAACGGCACCCCCTATTCCTCACTAGACGTTCATTCTCTTTTTTCCGCAGGTATGTAAGGCTTGAGTCTCATCCCTGTACCGCGGATATAAGCATCCACTTGGAGATCCAGCTCTCCTTCGGCAAAAACGGAATCCCATTCTTTATTCACAGTCTTCCATAATTCCGGATGTGTGCGCTTCAGTTCATTCCCAAAGTTAAAGATATCTGCCTTCTTCTCTTGCGCAGCCTTCAAAGCCATCTTCACCTCGGAAGCGGTTTGCTCCGCAAGCTCTTTTTTCAGCTTCCCCAGCTCCTCCTCCTTGCTAAAATCCACGAAACTATCGGCTTCATTGATGCTTCCTTCTTCACGGATATGGATATGAAAAACCGGCTTCCCCTCCCGTAGATCTACCTTTACAGCAGTCTTGGAATAAAATATATTTACAGAAATATCCTCTTTTCGATCCGAGGCATCAATGTTCACATTGGTTTCTTCAAGTTTATTAAGCAGCCACTGAGTGCCTCTGGACTCCGGCCCGTTCAGCCAGCTGATCAGCTTGCCCTTCTTAAAAACACCGAGTCCGCTCATATAGGAACCGGCCAACGGCTCCGTTTGTTCCAGGCTGCTTTTCTTCATGCCTTCTTCTGCATTGCCTATAATCTGAATTCCATTGATGGTAAAATCACCTTCACTTGTAATTCCGTTAATGATCTCAAAAACGCCAATCTTGCGGTTCTCCCCCCACACTCTGGCCGTATTCTGCGTTTTCTTGACTAAACCCGTAGAAGGCAGGCTCTCTAAGGCAGTTAACAATTTAAGCACT encodes:
- a CDS encoding (2Fe-2S) ferredoxin domain-containing protein is translated as MTTWNLQGTVNHLLICGGSSCRKHKGEEVAEAIEGEIEKQGAGRLIHTTVTRCNGRCSDSCVVISYPEGVWYKEITPKLGKALVRRLLEGERLEDNVVYTYEGQFLAAAERGTKGKKKK
- a CDS encoding GerAB/ArcD/ProY family transporter, which produces MRKEVIGPFQLFAMIVLFELGTAVVVPIGLESGHAVWISILLALPGGILLYLVFADLYRQFPDLVISGYTRKILGRWIGWPLSLLYLPVLMYNGSRNLREAGDLLISSTYDRTPIFIINSIMVIAVMYILYKGIEVFSRTAEIYFWLIVIMGLVSNFVVIISGLVQLKNLFPVHPGEWLEALGSAYPSIWIFPYGELVCFTAILPHFNTRNKVKKTGIGAMALSAFLLSFTHAVEMSVLGTDIYSRTTFPMFTTITLVNVANFIQRLDAIVILTLIIGVFFKMSIYCYAAVSIAADLFNVKEPRKLMFPVGVVVLFSSFVSAENYPMHMKDGVTFLKYILPFMCAVIPILLFLVHRFRRRFGLYK
- a CDS encoding Ger(x)C family spore germination protein, which translates into the protein MRTKLLGLLALYLGVSVLLTGCWNSRELNDLAIVSGIGMDKLDDEEGYRVTFQIINPSSSAPTTGAASNRPPVMVVTEKDTTVFGALRKASRRTTRQLFFAHTQLLIIGEPLARSGVDHIFDIFERSHELRLNTTVLIAKNSDASSVLKLLTALESLPSTGLVKKTQNTARVWGENRKIGVFEIINGITSEGDFTINGIQIIGNAEEGMKKSSLEQTEPLAGSYMSGLGVFKKGKLISWLNGPESRGTQWLLNKLEETNVNIDASDRKEDISVNIFYSKTAVKVDLREGKPVFHIHIREEGSINEADSFVDFSKEEELGKLKKELAEQTASEVKMALKAAQEKKADIFNFGNELKRTHPELWKTVNKEWDSVFAEGELDLQVDAYIRGTGMRLKPYIPAEKRE